Proteins encoded in a region of the Poecilia reticulata strain Guanapo linkage group LG14, Guppy_female_1.0+MT, whole genome shotgun sequence genome:
- the aspa gene encoding aspartoacylase translates to MSNGSSNNNNTARFDAARRVAIFGGTHGNEMSGVTLVNLWMQNSAEIQRKGLEIKPFITNPKAVEKCVRYVDTDLNRAFTPENLSATGGDELPYEVQRAQEINRMFGPKGSAEAYDVIFDLHNTTSNMGCTLILESSKDAFNLQMMNYIKKALAPASCLVLLNEHPLLKYSTSRSVAKHPVGMEVGPQPQGVLRSNIFEAMRVILKHALDFISLFNEGMEFPPCTVEVFRVLERMDYPRDANGNIIAMVHPNLQDCDWEPLNPGDPMFQTFDGKSIHYQGSSTVYPTFINEAAYYEKQQAFVTTRRETLAASAIRKA, encoded by the exons ATGTCCAAtggcagcagcaacaacaacaacacggCGCGGTTTGACGCGGCCAGGAGAGTGGCGATCTTCGGAGGGACTCACGGGAACGAAATGTCCGGCGTGACACTTGTTAATCTGTGGATGCAGAACAGCGCTGAGATCCAAAGGAAAGGACTGGAGATCAAGCCCTTCATCACGAACCCGAAGGCTGTGGAGAAGTGCGTTAGATACGTGGACACGGACCTGAACCGGGCCTTCACTCCGGAGAACCTCAG CGCAACGGGAGGCGACGAGCTGCCCTACGAGGTGCAGAGGGCCCAGGAGATCAACAGGATGTTCGGCCCCAAAGGAAGCGCCGAAGCCTACGACGTGATCTTCGACCTCCACAACACCACGTCCAACATGGGCTGCACTCTGATCCTGGAGAGCTCCAAAGACGCCTTCAATCTGCAGATGATGAATTACATCAAG AAAGCCTTGGCTCCTGCTAGCTGTCTTGTTCTCCTGAATGAACATCCTCTGCTGAAATATTCCACCTCTCGCTCTGTAGCCAAGCACCCTGTTG GTATGGAGGTGGGTCCTCAGCCTCAAGGGGTTTTAAGAAGTAACATCTTCGAAGCTATGAGGGTCATCCTGAAACATGCCCTGGACTTCATCTCTCTCTTTAACGAAG GAATGGAGTTTCCTCCATGTACGGTGGAAGTCTTCCGGGTCTTGGAGAGGATGGACTACCCCAGAGACGCCAATGGGAACATTATTGCCATGGTTCACCCCAACCTGCAG gaCTGTGACTGGGAGCCGCTGAACCCCGGCGACCCAATGTTCCAAACATTCGACGGGAAGTCCATCCACTACCAAGGCTCCAGCACCGTTTATCCCACTTTTATTAATGAGGCCGCCTACTACGAGAAACAACAGGCGTTTGTGACCACCAGGCGAGAAACCTTGGCTGCGAGTGCCATCAGGAAAGCATGA